From the Cyanobium sp. M30B3 genome, the window TGCCGCAGAACCCGGCTGACCGGGAGGGCCGACGGAGGAGTGGCCCGATCCTGGCGATGGAGGGTGTTGGGGTGTGGCGGGGCTGTCGGGTGCCATTTGGGTGATGCCCCCGGATTAACCCAACTTAACGGGCATTCCCAGGCTGCACGGGTATCAGCGGATGCCTTTGCAACAGACCACTGGCGGGTAGCCGTCCTCCCCACCGGGGGGTCGGGGCGGGCAAAATGAAGGCCAGGTCGAACGCCATGATGACCGCGCTACAGCATCCGGACGCCATCCGCCACTTCCAGTCGCTCTGCGATGCCTGCCAGGAACTGGCCCACCGGCACCACGGCCCCGCCGATCTGCGCCTCTACGCCGACGGCTACCTGCATGCCCTGCGGCGCACCGCCGTGCTCGATCCGCTGGCCCAGAGGCGCCTGGAAGAACTGGTGGACCGCTGGATCCTCGACCCCTCCAGTTTCATCGGCGCCGACGGTGATCCCCGGGCTCTCTATGAGCCCGGGCGCAGCATCTGAGCTGGCGGGATCCCAGCGGCAGGGGTGGCTCAGCTGGCCAGGGCCACCGCGAGCTGTTCGCGCAGCTCACCTGAGTTGTACATCTCGATCAGGATGTCCGAGCCGCCGATGAACTCCCCGTTCACGTACACCTGGGGAATGGTGGGCCACTCGGAGAACTCCTTGATGCCCTGACGGATCTCCGCGTCGGAGAGCACATCAAAGGTTTCGAACGGCACTCCCAGGGCGTGGAGGATCTGCACCACGTTGTTGGAGAACCCGCACTGGGGCATCAGCTTGGTGCCCTTCATGAACACGAAGACCGGGCTGCTGCCGATCAGGCTCTCGATACGGGCCTTGACGCTGGCGTCCATGGAATCAGCTGGGGGTTGAGGTTTGCAGGGCGAGGGCGTGGATGGCCTCACTGGCCAGTTCCTGGCGCAGGGCGCTGTACACCAACTGGTGTTGCCTGATCCGATTGAGGCCGGCGAAGGCGTCGGAGACCACCTTCACCTGCAGGTGGTCACCGCCGCCGGTGAGGTCTTCCACCTCCACGGCGGCATCGGGCAGGGAGCGCTGGATGGCAGCCTTGACCTGGTCGGGTTGCACCATCGGGCAGACGACAGAGCGTTGGGCTGGATTGCCCGGCGAATCTAGGGGCCTCAGCGGGCCGGCTGCCCGGCGGTGTAGGGGATGGTGGCGAAGCCGATCTCCACCAGGGTCTGGTAGGCGCGGCGACCCTCTTCGCTGGTGGGGGTCATCACTTTCACCACCTCCACCAGCAGCGGCACCGCCACCTCCGGCTGGTTCTGGCGGCGGAACACGGCCGCCAGTCGCAGGTTGGCCTGGGCCAGCAGGCTGAGGGCCTCCCGGCCGTTCTGGTCCATCTCCCGGGGGATGCGGGCGTCGAGGCCGCGGAAGGAGCCGCTCAGATCGCGGTAGAAACCCAGCAGCCGCCGGGTGAGGTCGCGGGCCTGGTCGTAGAAGCCGCGGGCCTCATCCAGGCGGCCGGCAGCGGCAGCGGCATCGCCCCGGGCCAGCAGACTGCGCACCGTGGCGAGGCTGAGCGGATTGGTGGCCGCCACCCCCGCGGGGCTGGCCTCCTGGGCCCGCAGCGGCAGAGCCAGGGCCGGAGTTGCCAGAGCGATCGCGGCCAGAAGGGCTGCGGTTGAAAGCCTGTTGGGGCTGCGCACAGCGCTGCGATGAAAGTGGCGGAACTCTAAGGGGACTGCTTCGCGGGGCTTTCCACCAGGCAGGCCATGGCCCGCTGCTCCAGCCCCGCCATCGCCTCGGCCAGCTGGCGGGTGAAGGCCTGGGCGCCATCGCGACCCTCAGCCGCGATCCGCATCGGCTCGCCGATACACAGGGCGGCCCGGTCGCAGGGACGGGGGGAGGGATGGCTGTAGGCGATGCCCACGGGCAGCACCGGCACGCTCACGCCGCGGCCGGCGGCCAGGGCGGCCAGCCGGGCCAGCCCCTGCTGCAGGCGCAGGGGCTGGTCGTCCTCGCGGCGGATGCGGCCCTCAGGGAACACCACCAGCTGCTCGCCGAGCTCCAACAGCTCGATGGCATGGCGCAGGCTGGCCAGGCTGGGGCGCGCCTGGTTCACCGCAAAGCAGCCCAGCCGCCGCAGCAGCCAGCCCTGCATGCCCTTCATCTCGTCGATGGTGACCATGAAGCGGCAGTCCCGGCCGGTGACCCGGCGCCCGGCGGCATGGGGCACCAGCAGGGCATCCCAGCGGGCCTTGTGGGTGGGGGCCAGCAGCACCGGGCCGCACTGGGGCAGCCACTGCCGGCCCTCCACCCGGATGCTCCGGAACCAGAGGGGCAGGGCCAGATCCTGGGTGGCGACCATCGCCACCGGACCCAGCCAGGGACTCACCCGGCTGTCCACCCCGCCTGAACCGTTGCGGATCTCCAGGGCCAACGGCAGGGCAGGACGCAGGGGCGGGGGCTCGGGGTCCCGGTCAACAGCACTGATGCCCTCGGAGATCACGGTTGGGCCTTCGAATGGGCTGGTGGTGGCTGGCGCGGGCTGGGCAGCTGGGTTGGCCATCTCCGCCGTCAACATCCGGTGATCCAGGCATCTGGAAACTAGTCAGCCAGCCAGGGGCCGCGGTCCGGGATTGGGCAGTTGCCCGGCCGGCGCGGTCCATAGGATCCAGGTTTGAGCCCTGGAGCGATGGCCAGCCTCGGCGTCAACATCGACCACATCGCCAATGTGCGCCAGGCCCGCCGCACGGTGGAGCCCGACCCGGTCACCTACGCCCTGCTGGCCGAACTGGGCGGCGCCGACGGCATCACCGTGCACCTGCGCGAGGACCGGCGCCACATCCAGGACCGCGACGTGGAGCTGCTGCGGGCCACCGTGCGCAGCCGCCTCAACCTGGAGATGGCCGCCACCGCGGAGATGGAGGCGATCGCCCTGCGGATCAAACCGGACATGGTGACCCTGGTGCCCGAGAAGCGCCAGGAGGTGACCACCGAGGGCGGGCTGGATGTGGCCGGCCAGCGCGAGCCCCTGCAGCGGCTGGTGGGCCGGTTGCAGGGCGCCGGCATCGCCGTGAGCCTGTTCGTGGATGCCGAGGCCGCCCAGCTGGAGGCCAGCGCCGCCAGCGGCGCCCGCTGGGTGGAGCTGCACACCGGCACCTACGCCGAGGCCGGCTGGGCCGAGCAGCCGCGGGAGCTGGCCCGGCTGAGCGAGGGCAGCTTCATCGCCCGCAGCCTGGGCCTGCGCGTGAACGCCGGCCACGGCCTCACCTATCAGAACGTGGAGCCGGTGGCGGCGATCGAGGGGATGGAGGAGCTGAACATCGGCCACACGATCGTGGCCCGGGCCCTGGCGGTGGGACTGGAGCAGGCGGTGCGGGAGATGAAGGCCCTGGTTCAGAATCCACGCCGCGATCCCCTGTTCGGCAGCACCCGCCCATGACCACCTACCACTTCGTGGCCGCCAGCGAGCGCTTCCTCTGTGAGGAGGAGCCCCTTGAGGAG encodes:
- the grxD gene encoding Grx4 family monothiol glutaredoxin; the protein is MDASVKARIESLIGSSPVFVFMKGTKLMPQCGFSNNVVQILHALGVPFETFDVLSDAEIRQGIKEFSEWPTIPQVYVNGEFIGGSDILIEMYNSGELREQLAVALAS
- a CDS encoding BolA family transcriptional regulator, with amino-acid sequence MVQPDQVKAAIQRSLPDAAVEVEDLTGGGDHLQVKVVSDAFAGLNRIRQHQLVYSALRQELASEAIHALALQTSTPS
- a CDS encoding 1-acyl-sn-glycerol-3-phosphate acyltransferase, giving the protein MANPAAQPAPATTSPFEGPTVISEGISAVDRDPEPPPLRPALPLALEIRNGSGGVDSRVSPWLGPVAMVATQDLALPLWFRSIRVEGRQWLPQCGPVLLAPTHKARWDALLVPHAAGRRVTGRDCRFMVTIDEMKGMQGWLLRRLGCFAVNQARPSLASLRHAIELLELGEQLVVFPEGRIRREDDQPLRLQQGLARLAALAAGRGVSVPVLPVGIAYSHPSPRPCDRAALCIGEPMRIAAEGRDGAQAFTRQLAEAMAGLEQRAMACLVESPAKQSP
- a CDS encoding pyridoxine 5'-phosphate synthase, which encodes MASLGVNIDHIANVRQARRTVEPDPVTYALLAELGGADGITVHLREDRRHIQDRDVELLRATVRSRLNLEMAATAEMEAIALRIKPDMVTLVPEKRQEVTTEGGLDVAGQREPLQRLVGRLQGAGIAVSLFVDAEAAQLEASAASGARWVELHTGTYAEAGWAEQPRELARLSEGSFIARSLGLRVNAGHGLTYQNVEPVAAIEGMEELNIGHTIVARALAVGLEQAVREMKALVQNPRRDPLFGSTRP